From Phocoena sinus isolate mPhoSin1 chromosome 16, mPhoSin1.pri, whole genome shotgun sequence:
agccagttttttttttttttttttttttacaccgccccccccccacaaaaaaactgtaaagatGCAAAAACGTAATATTCATGAAGATCCTATTACCTAGGAAGATTTTGATGTTTTGCTGCAAATGCGGTGTTGGGATTTATTTGTTCTTGGAGTGTTCTGCGTGGCTGGCAAAGAATAATGTTCCAAAATCGGTCCATCTCCCAAGGGGTCCAATTTTTCTTCCTGGGTGTCAGCGAGCCCTGACTCACTACAGTGCAGCTGACAGGGGCTGTCATGCAAGTGGCCCCCTAAGCCAAAGCAAAGACCTAAGGACGACCTTTGAACAATACAAAGGATGGGTATGTTTtgtcacttttcttcttttcttcttaaaaaaaacaaaaacaaaaaatccactaATCTGTAAATTAATTCTGCCTTAATTATTGTAGAGATTACCTTGCTCTGCTCTAAGACTATAAATTCGATTGCTTAGTTGCCATGTTTCCTTgcttaactattaaaaaaaaaaagcctaaagacAATTCTCTTTAAATTATAAGGAGATGATATTTGATGTTAAATGTTTTTATCTagatttaaatttctaaaaaagaaaatacatgcttatttttgcttgattaaaaaataaatgaattccttttttggggggataacttttctaagttgtttttatttccaggttTCAATGTAATTAGGCTACTGAGCGGATCAGCTGTAGCACTGGTTATAGCCCCCACTGTCTTACTGACAATGCTTTCTTCTGCCGAACGAGGATGCCCTAAGGGCTGTAGGTGTGAAGGCAAAATGGTATATTGTGAATCTCAGAAATTACAGGAGATACCCTCAAGTATATCTGCTGGTTGCTTAGGTTTGTCCCTTCGCTATAACAGCCTTCAAAAACTTAAGTATAATCAATTTAAAGGGCTCAACCAGCTCACCTGGCTGTACCTTGACCATAACCATATCAGCAATATTGATGAGAATGCTTTTAATGGAATACGCAGACTCAAAGAGTTGATTCTGAGTTCCAACAGAATCTCCTATTTTCTCAACAATACCTTCAGACCTGTGACAAATTTACGGAACTTGGATCTGTCCTATAATCAGCTGCATTCTCTGGGATCTGAACAGTTTCGGGGTTTGCGAAAGCTGCTGAGTTTACATTTACGATCTAATTCCCTGAGAAACATCCCAGTGCGAATATTCCAAGACTGCCGCAACCTGGAACTTTTGGACCTGGGATATAACCGGATCCGAAGTTTAGCCAGGAATGTCTTTGCAGGCATGATCAGACTCAAAGAACTTCACCTGGAGCACAATCAATTTTCTAAGCTCAATCTGGCCCTTTTCCCAAGGTTGGTGAGCCTTCAGAACCTTTACTTGCAGTGGAATAAAATCAGTGTCATAGGACAGACCATGTCCTGGACCTGGAGTTcattacaaaggcttgatttatCAGGCAATGAGATCGAAGCTTTTAGTGGACCTAGTGTTTTCCAGTGTGTCCCAAATCTGCAGCGCCTCAACCTGGATTCCAACAAGCTCACATTTATTGGTCAAGAGATTTTGGATTCTTGGATATCCCTCAATGACATCAGTCTTGCCGGGAATATATGGGAATGCAGCAGAAATATTTGTTCCCTGGTAAACTggctgaaaaattttaaaggactgAGGGAGAATACAATTATCTGTGCCAGTCCCAAAGAGCTGCAAGGAGTAAATGTTATCGATGCAGTGAAGAACTACAGCATCTGTGGCAAAAGTACCACGGAGAGGTTTGATTTGGCCAGGGCTCTCCCAAAGCCGACATTTAAGCCCAAGCTCCCCAGGCCGAAGCATGAGAGCAAACCCCCTTTGCCCCCCACAGTGGGAGCCACGGAGCCTGGCCCAGAGACCGATGCTGACACTGAGCACATCTCTTTCCATAAAATCATCGCAGGGAGCGTGGCCCTTTTCCTGTCTGTGCTCGTCATCCTTCTTGTTATCTACGTGTCGTGGAAGCGGTACCCTGCCAGCATGAAGCAGCTGCAGCAGCGCTCCCTCATGCGAAggcacaggaaaaagaaaagacagtccctaAAGCAAATGACTCCCAGCACGCAGGAATTTTATGTAGATTATAAACCCACCAACACGGAGACCAGCGAGATGCTGCTGAATGGGACGGGACCCTGCACCTATAACAAATCGGGCTCCAGGGAGTGTGAGGTATGAACCATTGTGATAAAAGCGCTCTTAAAAGCTGGGAAATAAGTGGTGCTTTATTGAACTCTGGTGACTATAAAGGGAATGTGGTGCCCCTCTCCctacccctctccctctccctctcacttTGCTGGCAAGGTCCTTCCCTGTCCGTTTTAGTACATTCATAATACTGGTCATTTTACTTTCATACATAATTAACCCATTGAAATTTAAATACCACAATCAATGTGAAGCTTGAACTCTGCTTTAATTTAATGCCTATTGTATAAGACCCTTTATTGATTCCATTAATGTCACATTTGTTTTAAGACAAAACTTCTTTCATAAGTAATCCTTCACATCGGCTGTTATTCTCCTTCTGGCAAGACCGAATCTATAGTCCTAGAAGGTTTGCAGTTTATTGGCAAATCAAGGAAAAAGTGAATGATCCCAGGTACTTGGAGCCTGAACTGATTTTAGGTGAGGACTTGATTATAGAACATTTAGGGACAGCCTTAAAACAATGCCtagcttaaaaagaaaactgcagaaaacTATTGAAAGATGGTGCTCTGTTAAAGCAGCACCCCGAGCAGTTTCCAGAGGTGTTTGAATTACAGTAAAGCAAGCCTAGGGAAAACTGTTGAAGGGTTAAAATGCTGCAAGTAGACAACTGCAAAATGTGAGGAGACAgtaaaaatacaaagttttagACCTGAAGCCTTGTCTCTGAAACTCTTCTCTGTAAAAATCAGACTAGAGGTTTCACTGTCAATTTCTTCTAGCCTCCACATTTCTAAAAtaagtataaatgaataaataagtagataaaatAGGCAGGAGGCAGATTTCTCCACTGTTCCTCACCTTAAGGAGTTTTCAGAGATGAGGCTTGCAAATGGGAATGCAGCTTGCTAAATGCATGTGGTTGGAAGCTTACCAAAATTTCTCTTTCCAGCTCTTTTAAGGACCCTAATGTAGGGAGTGGAATTATGAGCTGTCTGTTCTGTTTGGGATTTGTCAGGCTGTCCTGTTGTGTTCCACTCTATGCTCTGCACACACACCAGTCCCCTGATGACTGACACTTCATTCAGAGGTGTAAAGAGAACACATTCCAAGACACGCTTTCCACCACCGACAGCCTCGTTAAAAAGGATAGTTTTGACAACACCTTAATAAACGTATCAAATAAATCTTACGGGACAAAAGACCAACCCCATGGCAGttgtcttttgcttttctgttgctgATGTTACAGTGTCCTCTTGTTCACCTATATTGTGAACTCCATTCATCAGTATGATTCTGTACAGACCCTGTTGGCAATCTGCAAGCTGCATGCATGTTTTTATGTCAGTGGTGAAAGTTTATTGCCTGCAGCACAAATATCACAGCTTCTGTATTTAAGTAACTTTGACCACATTTCATTTagattttagaaaaatgtctttagCCAGTATTCTCTTTCATCCTCCAAAACGAAGAATTCTATTATAGGAACAAAAATCAGGAATTGCAACATTGAGCCCATTTCATTTAATTTGGCTTGTCAACAAGCTTTATATCGTTAGCCATGCCCCTGTTCTTTCAAAACAGAATCActgcagcaaaaaagaaaaagtaaatggcTATTTTTACCAGcatttttatatagtttggaGGCTTTTTATATTCTGAGAGGAAAAATCTAGGCAAGCCACCATGAGATATAATTGCAAAGAAGCCAGATTATAAAAATCATACTTTTATaagcaataaagaaaaaggaacgtCGAAAGTAGATTTCTCAAGGAACTGTACTTTGATTTTTATGAAACCTTAAAATAGATACCAGTTCAGAAAAGCATCACAGCTACAATATATTTGTCCATGCATAACTGTTGGATATACATTTATTAATGGCAAATAGTCACGGATTCCCAATTGATTAATAATGCAGATACTTCCTTACAGTACAGTGAACTGGATGACTGAAACTACCGCGATGTTTTTCACTGAAGTTgtcatttcacatttttcataaaatgtcaGTAAATACATActccatctaaaaacaaaactttctttgGTCAGCCTCATTTTTACCTGTACTAAACatgattgttttaattaaatgcaGTGTTAAAGTGAAAAAgcccatttttattctttgacttGACCTTCTGCCTCATTTGTCATGGATACCAAATAAATTTAGGCAAGGCATAGttatattcatattttgaaactCTTGCAAATACTTGATGCTGTGGTACtgctagtatatataaaatatgtttgctGTATTAAAAGTGTTTCTAAAGTTCAAAGCCACTTGGTGTGTTAAGATTACATGAGTGACCAAAATTTTGAAGGTTGGTCATTTTTTAATGCCTAAATTTAACtacatataaatttaataatagaGAAGAACCAAAATAAAATCCCTTAGGTTGTAAAAGCAATTTTGATTCAGTACATGGAATtccaaaaaaaagtcttttccctctctttgggAATGAAGCTTCTTTAGTTCTCAGTACATAATTCTTGTAGGTTAGACAATCACTAGTTCGCcactataaatttaaaaaagccaACTGGTGAATGAATGTTCTGCTCAAAAGTCATCGTCCTCACCATCACCCCATGGCACTTTTTGGACTGCATACCATAAATCTATTCTCATAAGTATTTAAAAACTCATTGCATATTAGAAATATATAActgatatttcattttctattccaAATTTATATTAAGTGTCTGACTTTCCTCAAAGGTGACAACAGTTAAATAAGCAGCCTGACCTGTTGAAATACACAGAAGAGATGCATCAATGAAGAACAGATTCAGTCTTTGAATGCTTtaccagagagagaggaaatacaGTTTAGTCTCTGAACTGTATGGGTTTTATCCCCAAATTTTTATGAGCCCCGGTACACATAGTGCTACTGCAGCATAGGGCCAGTCTTCCAAGCAATAATTATGcaagatatatttcttttaaatgagtttatattttCCAAGGATGTTGACAttacatcttttcaaagaatttaaaccattttttcttGATTCGGTGAGTCAACTGCCTAAATAGACAGGCAATGGACTATATTACTGTGGAGCATCAGTGACCTCCAGTGGCTGGTTAGACTAACCACAGCtattcaaacattttatttagtttttttatccTGAACCCTTATGTAAATGTGGTTTACAACATATGGTTTTCAATCCATgaatcagcttttaattttatttagttcatCTCCCTTGGAAACATGGTTATAGTacaattttttaagttatattttgtatattgacttaTTTAGTAATGCCCAGAGGCCACAGAACTGGAACTAAGGGCTAGAAATAAGTGTCCAAAGATGAAGAGCAAGTAATAATGCAACAAAAATCGATAAgacatattttttaagtatttataatCATCAACATCGGCCAAATATTCTGATATTTTCATTAAGTGAGAATATTTTCCATAGGCAGgatactgaaatataatttaataagttGGGGAAAACAAATTTCAATATTAATACTGAAAGAACCAGCATCAGTTGTTTACCAGTCAGGAGTGTCTGAGCTGTGGAGTGAGTGAGGCCTCCCCATCCAGCTCTGGAACTCTCCAGTTTGTTATCATGCCAGTGACCTGTGCTTTGCCCCAgcgctctctccctccctccccctttccagtCAGCTGAACACTGTTCTATTAGGCTCTCTGACAATGATGTTACAGTCTAAGAGGTGATGATTCATAGATAATGAAATTATGCTCTCCTTCTGGGGAAGGATAATGCAGAGTCAGATTTGTAGATTTGGTAAGGATTTTCAGGATGCTGTAGGTGCATGAAATACCTTCTCTTCCCTTGATAATTACCAAGAAGAGAACTCAACT
This genomic window contains:
- the LRRTM3 gene encoding leucine-rich repeat transmembrane neuronal protein 3 — translated: MGFNVIRLLSGSAVALVIAPTVLLTMLSSAERGCPKGCRCEGKMVYCESQKLQEIPSSISAGCLGLSLRYNSLQKLKYNQFKGLNQLTWLYLDHNHISNIDENAFNGIRRLKELILSSNRISYFLNNTFRPVTNLRNLDLSYNQLHSLGSEQFRGLRKLLSLHLRSNSLRNIPVRIFQDCRNLELLDLGYNRIRSLARNVFAGMIRLKELHLEHNQFSKLNLALFPRLVSLQNLYLQWNKISVIGQTMSWTWSSLQRLDLSGNEIEAFSGPSVFQCVPNLQRLNLDSNKLTFIGQEILDSWISLNDISLAGNIWECSRNICSLVNWLKNFKGLRENTIICASPKELQGVNVIDAVKNYSICGKSTTERFDLARALPKPTFKPKLPRPKHESKPPLPPTVGATEPGPETDADTEHISFHKIIAGSVALFLSVLVILLVIYVSWKRYPASMKQLQQRSLMRRHRKKKRQSLKQMTPSTQEFYVDYKPTNTETSEMLLNGTGPCTYNKSGSRECEDCPKIIHTLPTQGFSSQIIHLQLH